Part of the Drosophila pseudoobscura strain MV-25-SWS-2005 chromosome 2, UCI_Dpse_MV25, whole genome shotgun sequence genome, GCCCAAGGGCCCAACTCGATAGGAGATTGTGACCACAACCACATCGCGCATCATAAAATAGTCGGGACTGTGCAGGTCAGTGGTGGGGTCACCCTTCTCAAAGCCGCCGCCAAAAAAGAATACAATCATCGGCAGTGGATTCGCTGAATGGAGCTGCAATAAGAGTGACTCATTATCTACAGCAAAAGTATAGAGTATAAAGTATAGCCCTACCTCTTTGGCATACACATTCAAATGCAGGGAATCCTCGACGCCCTCCAGCTGCTTGCTGTAGTGATTGAACTGCAGCGGTTTCGGGCCCTTCTCCCTGCAATCCAGGGGCTCCGTCCAGGGTATCACCGGCAACGGGGCCATGAAACGTAGACGTCCCACCGGCGGCTGGGCATACGGAATGCCCTCGAAACTCACGTACTCGTCGCCATAGACGCCCGTGCAGCGTCGCCCCACCACAGGGCCGCTCTGTGTCTGCACCTGAATGCTATCATCAGATCTAGATATAAACGGCTGTTCAATCGGAAGAGAACTAGTGGAATAGTACTCACCTCTCCATGTCTGGCGGTTGAATAAAAAACTTTACACTTTAGCGCTTTTTATCTAACAAAATGCACACATTTATGGCACTTCGTTTTATCGCGCAATGCGAGAGAGGGCTGGTTAGGAAAACAACAACATGAACGATGACCGCACGAATTCACTGAGACAGCTGATATTTCAGTTTTGCTTTGCTTGCTTTCTCACAAAAGCTTTGTACATATACTAATACTATACTTTTACGGCTGTTTTCATAgtatttgtttattattttgttgagCGAGCGGCCAGCGACTGCGACGCGGACGCTGACGACCGGTGCCGTTATAAACAGAGCTGCCAACTGCGAGGTGGATTGATGGGCTGGCAGGCCTAAGCCAGGGCTACTGTTATactatttgtattattattttaaaaaatacaaaattattgTACATAAATCTTGGATTCAAGAACCATTAAATAATACAAGAATAACTACTTACAATATAATTATAATGTTTTACCATTTTTGTAATACTGCAGCCCTGGCAAGCAGACAgaagaaaatacaaaacatataatttattttataatcattCTCTTTCGGCTaactatatataaatatataaattaaacacTTCAATGCCCTTACATTTGCActttacaataaatatttcGTCTTGATGATCTTCTCCCACATCTTCAGCTTTTTCAAATTCGGCACCTCCATCACTTTAATAGTGTCCGAAATGTTGAGGCACTCGAAATCATCCACTATAGGCTTCCATTTTATCGTAGGATGAAGCTGCGTGAGGACACTCTGGCAGTTGGGATCAGAGGTCTCGGCGAAGGTGGTCACAATATCAATCATGCGTTCGATGGTCAGATATTCAGGCATATCTTTTTGCAGCTTCCATGAGAAGTTGCCAAACCACAGATACGAATGGTCGTCGTAATGGCATGTGCCAACCGAGTCTTTCCCGCAACACTTGATACGTACATGATTAAACGTCGGCGAGTCATAGTCGAAGCAATAGAGATACGTGGGGGCCAGGCTAGGGTCTTGGCGTGACCGGACTACATCCATAATGGGTAACCAGAAGTGCTTGTCGCTGATGTACTATACAGATACATAGAGATAGTTGAGAGATCTTGGCTAACAAACAGGAATGAGGGCAATTCTTACTTCGCAGAAGTTCACCTCTCCCTCCATCGACTCCATCGGTGCGGTCGTCCCGAAATACATCGCCTGCACGGACAGGCCCAACTTTCGGGCCGTGACACGTGGCAGGACCCGCTGGAGATCAAACGGCAGCAAACGCTGAGGCTGATTTTTAAGAATTTTCAATACGCTTTTCAAGTCTTTCGAGATCATTACGCCGAATACCATTAGACCCTCGAAGGAGGTGCCACCCATAAGAACGGGAATCTTGTTGCCCCAGGCAGTGGCCAGCAGATCAGAGGGATTCTTGGCCAGCACACAGTGATCAGTTTCGTAGGGCTCCACAGTTGGCCCCAACTGGATTATAAAACCATCCAGGAGCTCAGAAACATTTATCTGACGGTTCTCCATCAGCCTATGGCCCGGCTGGACTTGCAAATAGTCCAAGATCATGGCATCGGTGGCGGCATCCACATTGTCCATTCCCAGCTGGTCGGCCAGCCGCCTCGCCATTTGGGTTGCTTTCGGACAAACAGCCCACGGACATAGCGCATTGCCCGACTGCAGAATGGCCTTATGGAACAGTCCCTCCGCCTTGGGGTTCAGCATCAGATAATGGACAGAGGCTGCCCCGGCACTATCGCCAAACGCCGTCACATTATTGGGATCTGCATTGAAACTGGCCGCATTCGCGGAGATCCATTGGAGGCCCAGTAGCTGATCCTTGAGCCCAGCATTGCCGGGCACGCCCACGGCGGGATCATTGAGACTGAGAAAGCCCAAGGCCCCGACTCGATAGGATATCGTGACCACAACCACATCGCGCATCATAAAGTAGTCGGGACCGTTCACGTCGGTCGTGGCATCGCCGATTTCAAAGCCGCCTCCAAAGAAGTAGacgagcagcggcagtggtTTCGGTGAATGGAGCTGCAACAAGGATAATCATGATCAATCAGCTCCGTGACCTATGTACACACCTTCCTGGCATACACATTCAAATACAGGCAATCCTCAGCACCCTCTATAAACTTCTTTTCATGCATTTGCAACGGCTTCGGGCCCTTCTCCGTGCAATCCAAGGGCTCCGTCCAGGGTGTCACCGGCAACGGCGCCATGAAACGTAAACACCCCACTGGCGGAAGGGCATAGGGAATTCTTTCGAAGCTCACATACTCGTCGCCATAGACGGCTGTGCGGCGTCGGCCCACCACAGGGCCACTCTCTGTCTGCACCTGAATGGGCGGAATAAAAGCACTattgtatttcattttattcatTTCGTTAAGCACGACGGTTGACgctttgttttaaatttttctGCCCGAAAAACCCGAGCTGTAGACTTCGGTGCGGTGCTGCCTGGTCAGCAGTTACAAACCACGCCTTCTGTAGAGATTCTGTGATCAACAATTGTACCATAAAATGCATATGATTGTTTCCACTTTGCACCTCACTTTGTTTACATataatttaaaagaaaatctGTATTTTCAAAATGTTTTGCCAAGCTACTtgtattagttttttttttttaatactgCAGCCCTCGTAATTAACATGGGCTTTGCTGCAATTAACAGAGTTATCACAGcgctccaacaacaacaagtcgCTCATGACAGCGCTGCGAAATGCGTTTCTTGGTGAGGGCTGCAGTGACACGGGAATATTTTTAtgtgttttaaatatttataactAGAACTCTTATAAATACTTTTATTAGGAGATTTGATAGTCCTGAACCAATTTAAAATACATTGATACATTTTATACATTTCATTGATGTGCCAGCCCTGGTACAGCTTTTCGCTAAAACAAAAATTCGGCCGTTATCAGCAGTCTCTCTTGCTGTGCTGCTTTGTGCTGGCCATACCAGGGAGCCTGCAACAGTAGTCTTTGTCAATTTCCAAAAactttaattagttttttgtggaaaaattatcaacaaatttttaaattacatttaattggaaacaaaaacacatttctAGTTGGCTTTCTTGGTATTGTACTGCAGCCCTGCATtgtcaaaacaaacaaacatacGTTACTACACTGAAAGAAACAAAGTGAGAGCTTTGCTGCATCTAAATATAAGCGTTTTCAGTGCTAAAATTAGGTTTATTATAGTGCGAATGTCAGAGCAGGGCACCGTTTGAGCGCAATTCTATTTTTATTGCGCATTTCGCTTAAATACAATGACGCAAAATCGTAGCGGTGCTGAATACATGCATAATTATGTACACGCATGCACACGTAGAGATCACCAAACAGCTGGGTCGTGTGAATGTATTCACGTGCGCTGCCGCGGCCGGACCGGCTGGCTGACTACGTCGCGAGACGTCTATCTTACCCGGAGCGCCAAAATGCGCCGGCAATCGCAGTCGCATCACGGATCCCATCCAAACCTATGCGATTTCAGTCGCATCTGGCCAGCCAGCCTTATTGGATCCAGCGGTCCGCGCCTTTACCTCATAGAATTGGAAAATCCAATACCGTATTTTGGAGAACATCATTCCGTACACAACAAAATTCGCAGCAACACGAAAAGATGGAAGTCCAAGTAGGCTGGCAGAAATTGCTCAAAATGGGGGCCAAGTGAGTACAAGAGTGCAGCGGGCGACCGGCGGCCAGGAGTCCACAAGTCCATTGCGAAGGTCAGGGTCGCGTGGGAGACTTTGCACCTCGCGCGACCTGCACCCGACTGGGCAATGTGGGGGCTATCATCCAGTTTCCTTATCGCTTACAATATCACCTTTGCCATCGTGTCAGTCGCCGTCTAATCACTAATCACAGTCCTTCTCCAACCCCCCAATAGGCTCGTTGGGCACAAGTACCAGCAGTACAGGCTGGCCACCAACAACACCGTCGTGCTGGACACGGAAAATGGCCAGGTGATGGGGCTGCAACGCAAGACCCTCTACGACGAGGAGCTGTACTATGCCTTCGAGGGCATACCGTATGCAAAGGCACCCATTGGAGAGCTGCGTTTCCGTGCCCCCGAGCCGGCAGAGCCCTGGAAGGGTGTGCTCAACTGCACCACCTATCGATCGAAGCCCATGCAAAGGAATATGGTGATGGGGATAATCGAGGGTTCCGAGGACTGCCTGCATTTGAATGTGTATGCAAAGACGCTGCAGTCGGAGCAGCCACTGCCCGTCATCGTGTGGATCTATGGCGGTGGTTTTCAGAAGGGCGAGGCCTCCAGGGACATCTACAGCCCTGACTATTTCATGAAGCAGCCAGTAGTCTTTGTTTGCATCAACTACAGGCTTGGAGCTTTGGGTAACCCGTCGAATGAATCCTTTTTTCGCAGTTCCACTAAagaaattttatattttgtaggtTTTCTTAGCCTTAAGGACCCCAAACTGAATGTGCCCGGCAATGCAGGGCTCAAGGATCAGGTGATGGCCCTGCGCTGGATCAGCGACAACATTGCACACTTCAATGGCGACCCCGACAACATCACACTAATGGGCGAGAGTGCTGGGGCCGCCTCCACGCACATCATGATGACCACCGAACAGACGCGTGGCCTCTTCCACAAGGCCATCCTTCAGTCGGGCTGTGCTCTGAGCGAATGGGTGGAGAGCCCCGACCACCAGTGGGCGTATCGGTTGGCCCAGCAGATGGGCTACAAGGGCGGCGAAAAGGATGCGGATGTCCTGAAATATCTGACCAAAATATCGGCCCGCCAGATAGCAAACACGGACCAGGACATCATCACCAGGGAGGAGATACGCAGTTTCTTGCTGTTCGCCTTTGGGCCAGTGGTGGAGCCGTACGAGACGTCACATTGTGTGGTGCCGGTCAGGCACAAGGACATGCTGCCCCATGCCTGGAGCAATGACATTCCCGTGATTGTGGGAGGCAACTCTTTCGAGGGCCTCTTCTCGTATCAGCTCCTGCGCGGCGATCCCTGGGCACAGAGCCATTTCCACAACATCATTCCACGCGAGGTGAGCGAGGCGGCCACCGAAGAGCAGCGCGACGAGCTGGTGCGACGCC contains:
- the alpha-Est2 gene encoding esterase B1 — protein: MRFQSHLASQPYWIQRSAPLPHRIGKSNTVFWRTSFRTQQNSQQHEKMEVQVGWQKLLKMGAKLVGHKYQQYRLATNNTVVLDTENGQVMGLQRKTLYDEELYYAFEGIPYAKAPIGELRFRAPEPAEPWKGVLNCTTYRSKPMQRNMVMGIIEGSEDCLHLNVYAKTLQSEQPLPVIVWIYGGGFQKGEASRDIYSPDYFMKQPVVFVCINYRLGALGFLSLKDPKLNVPGNAGLKDQVMALRWISDNIAHFNGDPDNITLMGESAGAASTHIMMTTEQTRGLFHKAILQSGCALSEWVESPDHQWAYRLAQQMGYKGGEKDADVLKYLTKISARQIANTDQDIITREEIRSFLLFAFGPVVEPYETSHCVVPVRHKDMLPHAWSNDIPVIVGGNSFEGLFSYQLLRGDPWAQSHFHNIIPREVSEAATEEQRDELVRRLKKVYFDDEKRDKMGFFEALNIFSHRQIWHDLHRVVMSRLAYAPTQPTYLYRFDFDSPHFNQFRRLVCGDRIRGVSHADELSYMFYNIISPKISKSSQEYHTIERMVGMWTAFAATGDPNCPAIAPAEWLPVERTENGVEHCLNISQKLEMIELPEAEALAVWDSFYPKEALY